From Desulfolucanica intricata, the proteins below share one genomic window:
- the cas5 gene encoding CRISPR-associated protein Cas5, with protein sequence MYYFILEIYAPTASFRLPETHTFQQTLPLPPVTTLMGLAGAALGLSFEQAMSLRENGLLCGIWGRHEGEASDLWKFQKIKSGEVISAVLTREILYNLELYILYAHKDRKITEEIRKAFLCPVYALSAGTSDDLIKLRRIGEINETDSKPCWHYECTILPGDHSENLESSIKPENLPIIKSIRPPRVFLLPVSFTFSGEARRVKNRAYFTFIDTPVTLNQPVTAIVSEGRVFPLL encoded by the coding sequence ATGTATTACTTTATTCTTGAGATATATGCTCCTACAGCTTCTTTTCGCCTGCCGGAAACACATACTTTTCAACAAACTCTACCCTTGCCCCCGGTTACTACCTTGATGGGTCTGGCCGGTGCGGCACTGGGTCTTTCCTTTGAACAAGCCATGAGCCTAAGGGAGAACGGACTTTTATGTGGCATTTGGGGTAGGCATGAAGGAGAGGCCAGTGATCTCTGGAAGTTTCAGAAAATCAAGTCCGGTGAGGTTATATCTGCTGTTCTTACCAGAGAAATTCTATATAATTTAGAACTATACATTCTATACGCACATAAGGACCGGAAGATAACTGAGGAAATACGGAAAGCTTTTTTATGTCCGGTTTATGCTTTGTCCGCTGGTACAAGTGATGATCTTATAAAATTACGCCGGATTGGAGAAATAAATGAAACCGATTCCAAACCTTGTTGGCATTATGAATGCACTATCCTACCGGGAGATCATAGCGAAAATTTAGAATCCTCTATAAAACCGGAAAATTTACCGATAATTAAGTCTATCCGGCCACCACGTGTTTTTCTATTACCTGTTTCTTTTACCTTTAGTGGAGAGGCAAGGAGAGTAAAAAACCGGGCATATTTTACATTTATTGATACTCCTGTAACTTTAAATCAGCCTGTAACTGCCATTGTTTCGGAAGGGAGGGTTTTTCCCTTACTATGA
- the cas7i gene encoding type I-B CRISPR-associated protein Cas7/Cst2/DevR — translation MKEAKALTITYLVQTSLASLNGSDKEADNISSIKKITCGTDQFPYGSAQWVRRALRDQLANLGWELSEGVAATIAKGAATTQQMPDQYIDDDLFGFMGTEKGGDNQKGSATKRTSPVRVSPLVSLERYMGDLDFGTNYMSVAAGGTPNIFETEIHSGFYRGTVLVELDRIGSGEGFKKDLLPEEKAKRMKALLAALKNLWSSGRQTRFLADISPKFIAAALLKVKNPIFLESVLPTSKGINTELLLETVEDFKSETIAVIFGARKELFNVLPENTLSLGESFSVIDNWIDNYYL, via the coding sequence ATGAAAGAAGCGAAAGCATTAACTATTACTTATTTGGTTCAGACCTCATTAGCCAGTTTGAATGGTTCTGACAAAGAGGCGGACAATATTTCTAGTATTAAAAAAATTACATGTGGTACGGATCAATTTCCATACGGCTCTGCCCAATGGGTGCGGCGGGCACTACGGGATCAATTGGCTAACCTTGGATGGGAGCTTTCAGAGGGGGTAGCTGCTACTATTGCTAAAGGAGCGGCTACCACTCAGCAAATGCCGGATCAATATATTGATGACGATCTGTTCGGCTTTATGGGGACGGAAAAAGGTGGTGACAATCAAAAGGGCTCCGCTACGAAACGCACTTCGCCGGTACGGGTTTCACCGCTGGTTTCTCTGGAAAGGTATATGGGTGATCTTGATTTTGGCACCAACTATATGAGCGTAGCAGCCGGGGGGACACCCAATATTTTTGAGACCGAAATACATTCAGGCTTTTACCGGGGTACTGTTTTGGTTGAACTAGATCGGATTGGTTCAGGTGAAGGTTTTAAAAAGGATCTATTACCGGAGGAAAAAGCGAAAAGGATGAAAGCTTTGCTTGCTGCTCTTAAAAACCTATGGTCATCCGGGCGTCAAACTAGGTTTTTAGCTGATATTTCTCCTAAGTTTATTGCGGCAGCTTTATTAAAAGTAAAAAACCCTATCTTCCTAGAATCTGTGTTGCCTACCAGTAAAGGTATTAACACGGAATTGCTTTTGGAAACAGTAGAAGATTTTAAGAGTGAGACAATTGCAGTAATTTTTGGTGCCAGAAAAGAACTCTTCAATGTCCTTCCCGAGAATACTCTTTCCTTGGGTGAATCTTTTAGTGTTATTGATAATTGGATAGATAATTATTACCTTTAA